The nucleotide sequence TCCCGGTCTCCGGATCCTGTTCCACGTATCCCCGTCGGGCCAAGGTTGTCAACAACCGGTGCACAGTACTTTTGTACATCGACACCTCGGCGGCCAACTCGGTAATGCCGACCCCTTCTTTGTATCGACTCACCCGCTCCAGGATCACCAACGCCCGATCCACCGATTTTACCGTATCCTCGCCCGAAGAGGCCATCTCCATCACCATACCTCGCTAGACTATTGCCCGGATGTTCCCCGGGTGCCGAGACGCGCCCTACTTGGGGATCAATCCCGGGAACACGTAGGCCTCGATCGTTGTAATCACCGAAACGATCAACACAAACAGTATACTATGTTTAAGGGTGAATCGATAAATCTCGCCTTCCCGGCCGGCCAACCCCGTCGCCGAAGCCCCCACGGCGATGGACTGGGGAGAGATCATTTTGCCGGTCACCCCCCCGGAACTGTTCGCCCCCACCATCAGGTACGGATTGAGTCCCAACTGCTCGGCAGTAATCTTCTGCAGGTTGCCAAACAACACATTCGACGACGTGTCACTACCGGTGAGAAAGACGCCCAGCCAACCGAGAATCGGCGAGAAAAGCGGAAACAGTACGCCGGTTCCGGCCAGGGCCAAAGCGATGGTGGCGCTCATGGAGGAGTAATTCGTTACGTGGCCGAACCCCAGCACCGCGGCGATGGTGACCAACGGCCACAACAACTGCCGGAAGGTGCGAACGAGCACCTTAAACCAAGTCCCCACCGACATGCGCACCACAAACATCGACAGAATCGAGGCGATCAGAATCGACGTCCCCGTGGCTCCCAGCCAGTCGAACTTCCACACCGCCGCCATGGGGGTGTTTTTTGCAGCTACAGGAGGAACCGAGACTACCAGTTTGTTCAGCCAGGGCCAATTCACCGCAATCGTGGTCCCGGCGACGGCCGATTTAAAGGCGGGCAAAGACCAGATAATAATCATCACGGTGAGAATCACCCAGGGCGCCCAGGCCCGAACCATGTCCCCGGAACTGTGCTGCTGCCGGGCCGCCGCCGCTTGGTTGACAATAGCATCGGCCTTTTCATCGGCAAAATGAAATTCTTCCTTCGGGCGCCACACCCGGAGGAACAGGGCCAGAGCGATCAAGCTGACAAAAGCGGAAGCGATGTCCGGTAGCTCCGGTCCCACAAAATTGGAGACCAAAAATTGCGTGATGGCAAAGGAACCGCCGGAGATGAGAATCGCCGGCAACACCTCGATGGTCCGTTTCCACCCGCTCATGATGAGCACCAGCCAAAAAGGTAGAAACAGGGAAAGAATCGGAAGCTGACGCCCCACCACCTGGCTGATCGTGTGGGCATCCATCCCTGTGACCTGGGCGGCGGTGGTAATGGGAATCCCGATGGCGCCAAAGGCCACTGGCGCACTGTTCGCGACCAAGCATATCCCCGCAGCGTACAACGGGTTAAACCCAAGACCCGCCAGAATGGCGGCGGCGATGGCCACCGGCGTCCCAAACCCCGCCGAACCTTCCATGAATGCACTAAACGAAAATGCGATCAACAAGGCCTGCATCCGCCGGTCTCCGGTGAGCCCGGTGATCGAGTCGCGAATGACGCGAAAATACCCGGATTCTTCTGTAATGTTATACAAAAATACGGCGGTAAACACGATCCAACCGATCGGCCACAGTCCACTCAACATCCCGTAGATCGCCGTGGAGACGGCCATGGGAACCGGCATGCCGTTGACAATGATGGCGAGAATCACGGCGAGTAGCAGTGTCAACAGCCCCGCCACATGGCCTTTCATCCGGCGCACGGCCAGCGCCCAGAAGAAGAAGGCGATGGGGATGACCGCCACCAGGGCGGACAACCAAAGGCTTCCCCCTACGGGATAATACACTTGATGCCAAGGACTCAACCAGACCCCTCCTTACCTGCAATTTTCTCTCTTTTTCACCCACTGTAGATAATCTTGTCGGGTGGAGGGGGCCGGCCCGGCCCCGTCAATCCGATCTCCGTGCCTGCCTCACCCCCTCCCGGCCGCAACGGCCTTCGCATCGATACATTTGGCGGGCCGCGGAAAGAGTTTCCCCGGGTTGCACAGTTCTTCTGCATTCCAGATTCCCCGGATCTTGAGTTGGTATTCGATGTCCGCAGGGCTAAAAATTTTCTCCATGTCGTACATTTTTTCGAGCCCCACCCCGTGCTCGCCGGTGATCGACCCTCCCACATCGGCGCAGACCTGAAGGACCCGGGAGCCCGTCTCCACCGCCCGTTGGGTCTCTCCCGGCACCCCGGAGTCAAAGAGCACCAATGGATGGAGATTGCCGTCCCCGGCGTGAAACACGTTGGCGATGCGCAGGCCGGAATCTTTACTGATCTCGGCGATTCGGGCAAGGACATCGGGAAGGGTGGATCTGGGAATCACTCCATCCTGCACGAGATAATCCGGGGAGATGTTCCCCATCGCCCCAAATGCTGTTTTCCGATTGTTCCACCAAAGGGTCCGCTCCGGTTCACTGGCCGCCACCCGGACGTCCCGCACCCCGTGCTCTTTGCACACCTTCACGGCATCTTCGGCCTGATCCTCCAGACCTTCCGCCGCGCCGTCCAGCTCAAGGAGCAAAACGGCTTCGATGTCCTCGGGATACCCCACCGGATACGCTCCGGCCTCCACCGCCCGCATGGCCAGCCGGTCCATCATTTCCAAAGCCCCGGGCAGGATCCCTTTCGCGATGATCCCGGAGACTGCCCGGCTGGCGTCTTCCACCCGATCGAACAGCGCCAGGATCGTCTTGACCCCGACCTGTTTTTTTAGCAGCCTCACCCAGATCCGGGTCACGATTCCGAGGGTCCCCTCCGTGCCGATGAACAACCCCCGCAGATCGTAGCCGACATCGTCACCGTTCGGCCCGCCGACCATCACCACCTGCCCGTCCGGAAGCACCCACTCCAGGGCAAGAACATGGTTGGTCGTCACCCCGTATTTGAGACAATGAGGTCCCCCGGCGTTTTCGCCGATGTTCCCTCCCAAGGTGCAGGCCTGCTGGCTCGACGGGTCGGGGGCATAGTAGTAACCCCGGGCGCCCACCACCTGGGACAACCGGCGGTTCACCACCCCGGGCTGAACCACGGCGTAGCGGTTTTCGTAATCGATGTGGAGAATCCGATTCATGCGGACCAGATTCACCACCACCTCGCCGTGCAGCGGGATCGCCCCGCCACTGAGCCCGGTGCCCGCACCCCTCGGTACAAACGGGATCTTCTCCCGATGGAGATATTTCACCACCGCCGCCACTTGGTCCGTGTCTGCCGGAAACACCACCGCGGCGGGCAGGCCCCGCTGGATGGTATAGCCGTCACACTCGTAGGCCATGAGCTGGTGCCTGTCTGAGATGACACTCTTCGGGCCGACGATCCGCGCCAGTTCCTCCACCAATTTCTCCCGCGCCGTGCTCATCGCGTCTCCTCCTCCGCTTGGTAGGCCGCATCGAGGATATCCACGGTGTGCAGCACCTTGCGCGGCACCCCTGTCCTCTGGACACCCGCCCGGATTTGCATCATGCACCCGGGATTGCCCATGACAATCGCCTCGGCCTTTTCGGGGACGTCGGCCATTTTCCGATCGAGCAAGGGACTGGCGATCTCCGGGTGGGTGAGATTGTAGATTCCCGCGCTCCCGCAGCAGCGGTCCGAATCGGGCATCTCCACGACGCGCAGACCCGGAATCGAGGCGAGAATGTCCCGGGGCTGCTGGCGAACTCCCTGGGCGTGGCTCAGATGGCAGGCATCGTGGTAAGTGACCGTCATTTCCACCCTGCCCTTGGGAGGATCGAACCCCACTTCGGCGAGAAACTCCGCGACATCTTTGACTTTGCGGCTGAATCGCTCCGCCTTCTCACGGTAGGCCGGGTCGCTGCGCAAAAGTTCCCCGTATTCTTTCATCGCCGCACCACAGCCCGCTGCATTGATGATCACCGCATCGACGTCTTCGGCCAGAAACGCATCGATGTTCTGCTTGGCCATGGCTTTGGCTGTCTCCCGATCCCCGGCGTGCACCTGCAGGGCGCCGCAGCAAACCTGCCCCTCGGGCACCCTCACCTCGTAGCCGTTTCGGGCCAGCACCCGGGCCGTGGCCAAATTGGTGTCGGTGAACAGGACGTCCATCACACAGCCGGTGACCAGGGCAACTCGTCCCCGGCGTTGCCGCTGCGCGGGCACCTGGGCCGGGAGCAGCTCTCTGGAGCTGGTGGCGGGAATCTGCGGAAGGGCCGCCTCCATCTCCCTCAAGTGAGGCGGAAAAAGATTCAGAACCCCGGTGCTCCGGGCGAGGCGGGCCAGGCCGGTTCGCTGATAAAATCGGCCAATCCGGGCCAACCTGCGCAGGCGCTTTGGGCGCGGAAAAATCCGTTGCAAAAACAAGCGTTGAATAAAACCCTGCCAGCCCTGGGCCGGCCGGGCGGCGAACACCTGCCCCCGGGCTTGTTCGATCAGCGTCCCGACCTGAACCCCCGACGGGCAGACCGATTCGCAAGCCCGGCAGTCGAGGCACCGGAAAACCGGGTCGATCAATGCCTCGTCCAGGGGAAGCCGCCCTTCGGAGGCCGCCCGGATGAGGTACACCCGCCCCCGGGGAGATTGGTTCTCGATGCCCAGCTCTTGATACGTTGGACATGCTTCCAAACAAAGTCCGCAATGAACGCACACGGAATATTTATCTGGGTCCGGCGGATCGTCCCATCGAAAAGCGGTGGTCCCCTCCAAGGAGCCGGACTGCCCCGCCGCAGGCCCTGGGGAGTAATCCTCCCGGGCCGACTCTGCCCCTGACGACGGCATCAATCATACACCTCCCATAAAATCTGCGGAGACAAAGACGTTTCCAGGATCCAGGACTTCCTTCACCCGGCGGCTAAGTGGGGACTCCGCGGCGGATCCGAGGGTCCCGAGGAGCGATTTTCTCCACGCAAAGGGCACGCGTTCCACCCGCACCCGCCCCATGTCCGATCGCACCGCCTCAGTCACCGCCGCGATCCGAGCAAGGATGTGATGGCCGGCCTCCTCAGGGACAGCGTCCCCCAAGATCCAGGCCGCCCGGACCTCTCCGGTACCGAGTCCTCCGGACACGAACAAACGATCGGTCGCTTCTTCGCGCAAAGAACTCGCGAGCCCGCCGGCCGTTCCGGGGCCATCCTCCACCTTTCCCCCAACGCGTCCGACGTGAAGGTGCAACGCCGTTCCGGGAACCTGGCTTGGCCACATCACCCATCGCACCCGCAAAGCCGGGGTGCCGCCCAAAGCGTTACGATAGCGACTCCAAAGATCGTCCGCGTCCCGGCCCGCCCATGCCCCAATCTCTTCCAAACCATGTTCCCTCGCCAGCCGGCGCCACCCCTCCACCGCGCCCTGGGCCGACTTCGATAAGTCATCCGTGCCGAGAAGGGCGAACCATTCCTTGGGCAGACCGCAGGCCGCCGCCAAGGCCGGGTTGATCCACTCCGCCGCAGATAGACTCCAGGACCGGTCCATCAACTCCCGGGCGAAGGATTGCAATGGTTCGACATCCGGGGCCTTGAAAGCGAGAAGCCGCCGCTCCGGCGGAAGGGGGCGAAGTTTGATCGCCGCCTCGGTTACGAGACCGAGGCTGCCCTGGGATCCGATAAAAAGCTTCGTCACGTCATACCCGGCCACATTCTTCACTACTTTGCCGCCTGCCCGGATCGGTCCGTCTGCGGTCACCGCTCGGAGCCCGATGACCCAGTCCCGCAGAGGTCCGTAACCGAGGCGATGCGGCCCCGCCGCCGCGGTACCGATGACGCCCCCCAAGGTGGCCCTTTCGCTCACCAGGGGATCGACGGGCAGCCATTGCCCGTGTTCCCCCGCGACCCGCTCTATTTCAGCCAGCGGTGTTCCGGACCGAACGACCATGACCAAATCTCCGGGATCGTACTCCACAACACCGGACATGGCAGCAGCAGATACGACAAGCGGCTCCGCGCCCTCCTGCAGACTCGGAATCCACTGGGTCCCCGCCCCAAGGGGCAAGAGTTGCACCCCTCTGTCCGCCGCCCAGCGAACGATCTCCGCCGCCTCCCGTTCATCCCGGGGCCGCAATTCATCCAGATCCGCCGGCGGCCCGTCTGGTGTTCCCGCAAAGGCTCTGGCCGTCACGGCGTCCCGCCCGAAGGCGGTCCGCAGTTCCTCCCGCAGGGCGCCGAACGTCGCCGCTTGTTTTCCACTTTGGTCCACCGCCATCCCCCTTCCCGTCCGTGCCCGACGGTGTTCTATAATACGGAACATTGTTCCGATACATACTTCACTTCTCATCATACAAATTTCCTAAGAAAATTGTCAATCGCTTTATAAATGCCAAGGGCCGCAGGCAACCGCCCGCGGCCCGTGTCTTCAGCCAACCCGTTTATCCCAAACGGCTAGAAACAGACCGGCGATAGGGCAAAAGCAGGACAAGGATCATTCCCGCCAAGAGACGGGCGGCAAGAAAAGAGACTCCACTCGCCACCGAACCTGTGGAGGCGTTGACCGCGCCAATGATATACGGCTCCGCCAACCCACCCAAGCTACCGACAGAATTGATGATAGCGATCCCCACCGCGGTTTCAATGTTCCGCGGAAACATCCCGGCGGAGGCGCTGATCGTTGATCCGCGTCCAGATCAACCATCCCGCGGCGGCAAGCAGCAGCACCAGTTGCGGGACGGTGGTTTGCCAGGTCGGGTACATACCCAAAACCTCAATACTCGGCAGGTACGTTCCCGGTGTGGCGGGCATCACCCCCGCCGCCTGGAGATGGTTGATACCCACGCCGACAAACTTATAGCAGAGATAGAACACCAGGACACTCGAAATCAGGAAAAAGGGTCGCACGGGGATGCGCAGGCCCGCGACAAACATGAGGCCGCCCAGTATCAGCAACAGGCCGGTTCCCGTTGCCAGCCCGAGCAGAAGGCCGCCGATGCCGATCGAGGGCGCCATGCCGATGTAAAAGAGCACCGTTTCGGTCCCCTCCCGAAAGACGGCCAGAAACGACAACAGAGCGAGAGAGACGAGACTGCCCCGGGCCAGGGCGCGGCCCGTTTTCTCCCGA is from Kyrpidia tusciae DSM 2912 and encodes:
- a CDS encoding FAD-binding oxidoreductase; amino-acid sequence: MSTAREKLVEELARIVGPKSVISDRHQLMAYECDGYTIQRGLPAAVVFPADTDQVAAVVKYLHREKIPFVPRGAGTGLSGGAIPLHGEVVVNLVRMNRILHIDYENRYAVVQPGVVNRRLSQVVGARGYYYAPDPSSQQACTLGGNIGENAGGPHCLKYGVTTNHVLALEWVLPDGQVVMVGGPNGDDVGYDLRGLFIGTEGTLGIVTRIWVRLLKKQVGVKTILALFDRVEDASRAVSGIIAKGILPGALEMMDRLAMRAVEAGAYPVGYPEDIEAVLLLELDGAAEGLEDQAEDAVKVCKEHGVRDVRVAASEPERTLWWNNRKTAFGAMGNISPDYLVQDGVIPRSTLPDVLARIAEISKDSGLRIANVFHAGDGNLHPLVLFDSGVPGETQRAVETGSRVLQVCADVGGSITGEHGVGLEKMYDMEKIFSPADIEYQLKIRGIWNAEELCNPGKLFPRPAKCIDAKAVAAGRG
- a CDS encoding L-lactate permease, with amino-acid sequence MSPWHQVYYPVGGSLWLSALVAVIPIAFFFWALAVRRMKGHVAGLLTLLLAVILAIIVNGMPVPMAVSTAIYGMLSGLWPIGWIVFTAVFLYNITEESGYFRVIRDSITGLTGDRRMQALLIAFSFSAFMEGSAGFGTPVAIAAAILAGLGFNPLYAAGICLVANSAPVAFGAIGIPITTAAQVTGMDAHTISQVVGRQLPILSLFLPFWLVLIMSGWKRTIEVLPAILISGGSFAITQFLVSNFVGPELPDIASAFVSLIALALFLRVWRPKEEFHFADEKADAIVNQAAAARQQHSSGDMVRAWAPWVILTVMIIIWSLPAFKSAVAGTTIAVNWPWLNKLVVSVPPVAAKNTPMAAVWKFDWLGATGTSILIASILSMFVVRMSVGTWFKVLVRTFRQLLWPLVTIAAVLGFGHVTNYSSMSATIALALAGTGVLFPLFSPILGWLGVFLTGSDTSSNVLFGNLQKITAEQLGLNPYLMVGANSSGGVTGKMISPQSIAVGASATGLAGREGEIYRFTLKHSILFVLIVSVITTIEAYVFPGLIPK
- a CDS encoding FAD-binding oxidoreductase, with the translated sequence MAVDQSGKQAATFGALREELRTAFGRDAVTARAFAGTPDGPPADLDELRPRDEREAAEIVRWAADRGVQLLPLGAGTQWIPSLQEGAEPLVVSAAAMSGVVEYDPGDLVMVVRSGTPLAEIERVAGEHGQWLPVDPLVSERATLGGVIGTAAAGPHRLGYGPLRDWVIGLRAVTADGPIRAGGKVVKNVAGYDVTKLFIGSQGSLGLVTEAAIKLRPLPPERRLLAFKAPDVEPLQSFARELMDRSWSLSAAEWINPALAAACGLPKEWFALLGTDDLSKSAQGAVEGWRRLAREHGLEEIGAWAGRDADDLWSRYRNALGGTPALRVRWVMWPSQVPGTALHLHVGRVGGKVEDGPGTAGGLASSLREEATDRLFVSGGLGTGEVRAAWILGDAVPEEAGHHILARIAAVTEAVRSDMGRVRVERVPFAWRKSLLGTLGSAAESPLSRRVKEVLDPGNVFVSADFMGGV
- a CDS encoding (Fe-S)-binding protein — protein: MPSSGAESAREDYSPGPAAGQSGSLEGTTAFRWDDPPDPDKYSVCVHCGLCLEACPTYQELGIENQSPRGRVYLIRAASEGRLPLDEALIDPVFRCLDCRACESVCPSGVQVGTLIEQARGQVFAARPAQGWQGFIQRLFLQRIFPRPKRLRRLARIGRFYQRTGLARLARSTGVLNLFPPHLREMEAALPQIPATSSRELLPAQVPAQRQRRGRVALVTGCVMDVLFTDTNLATARVLARNGYEVRVPEGQVCCGALQVHAGDRETAKAMAKQNIDAFLAEDVDAVIINAAGCGAAMKEYGELLRSDPAYREKAERFSRKVKDVAEFLAEVGFDPPKGRVEMTVTYHDACHLSHAQGVRQQPRDILASIPGLRVVEMPDSDRCCGSAGIYNLTHPEIASPLLDRKMADVPEKAEAIVMGNPGCMMQIRAGVQRTGVPRKVLHTVDILDAAYQAEEETR